The Lycium barbarum isolate Lr01 chromosome 10, ASM1917538v2, whole genome shotgun sequence genome includes a region encoding these proteins:
- the LOC132614697 gene encoding protein SEMI-ROLLED LEAF 2 isoform X4: MCPISGHQIIIVSVVLENYPRPRKENQDLNQNRWVEEVRKVEGHVTSSPGVIAKVPSWRIIVNEKGELNISKEDAENPSFWSRVCLHNMAKLGKEATTTRRVLESLFRYFDDDNLWPTENGIAVPILKDMQYTMDASGENAHLLLSTLVKHLDHKDVLKQPEMQLDIVQVVTSLAQTTKIHHSIALVSAITDIMRHLRKSIHYTLDDAKLGAELIKWNRLFQESVDECLVELSKKVGDAGPILDVMAVTLENISSIKVISRTTVAAVYRASQIIASMPNLSYQNKAFPEALFHQLLPAMVHPDLETRVGAHRIFSVVLVPSSVSPQKVPEETAHLRKAADFSRALSRTVSVFSSSAALFGKLRDQRSSSTRSTSTENVTLEMEQKDNNSGILNRIKSTYSGAYSMRGSPAPVEESTNKPSNEVGPISLRLSSHQITLLLSSLWAQSISPANMPENYEAIAHTFSLVLLFSRGKNSYREALVRSFQLAFSLRNVALAEGGSLPPSRKRSLFVLATSMIIFSSKAYNIPSLVPCGKATLSDKMVDPFLHLVEDSKLQAADSSSGNGKVTYGSNEDDSSAQKCLSQINITEHQSTESMISLILKSLSNLSDLEVSATREELLKKFSPDDSDSLGTQFFTDAQQRAQQSNAVDLASIFDDDGPDLFQSGSEQNEQSAMEIPNLLSVNQLLESVLETAHQVGRISVSTEPEFSYKEMAHHCEALLTGKQQKMYNLMNNQHRQDNVLIEISENSSEQDKESASDNQVENQVKNQLADQNIGNVSHTSSRGTSSWHCGAEYQSNPESFRLPASSPYDNFLKAARW, from the exons ATGTGCCCAATTTCTGGACACCAAATAATA ATCGTTTCAGTAGTCTTGGAAAATTATCCGAGACCAAGAAAGGAAAATCAAGACTTAAACCAGAACAGGTGGGTGGAAGAAGTGCGCAAAGTAGAGGGCCACGTTACTTCTTCCCCAGGAGTCATCGCGAAGGTTCCCTCGTGGAGAATCATTGTGAATGAGAAAGGGGAACTAAATATTTCAAA GGAGGATGCAGAAAACCCATCATTTTGGTCCAGGGTTTGCCTGCATAACATGGCCAAACTAGGTAAGGAGGCTACAACCACAAGGCGAGTTTTGGAATCTTTATTTCGCTACTTTGATGACGACAATTTATGGCCCACTGAAAATGGAATTGCTGTACCTATTCTAAAGGATATGCAGTACACGATGGATGCTTCAG GAGAGAATGCGCACCTTCTGCTGTCAACATTAGTCAAGCACCTAGATCACAAAGATGTTCTTAAACAACCTGAAATGCAGCTTGACATTGTTCAGGTGGTGACTTCGCTTGCTCAAACCACGAAGATCCATCATTCCATTGCTCTAGTCAGTGCAATAACTGATATTATGAGGCACTTACGGAAAAGTATACATTATACTCTTGATGACGCAAAGCTCGGAGCCGAATTAATAAAGTGGAACCGACTTTTCCAGGAATCAGTGGACGAGTGCCTTGTGGAGTTATCAAAAAAG GTTGGAGATGCAGGCCCTATTCTTGATGTGATGGCAGTAACGTTAGAGAACATCTCAAGTATCAAAGTGATATCAAGAACTACTGTTGCTGCTGTTTACCGTGcttctcaaatcatagcttctaTGCCAAATTTGTCATATCAAAACAAA GCATTCCCAGAGGCTTTATTTCATCAGTTACTCCCTGCTATGGTCCACCCTGATCTTGAAACACGAGTTGGAGCTCATCGAATTTTTTCTGTTGTCCTCGTTCCGTCTTCTGTTTCCCCTCAGAAGGTACCGGAGGAAACAGCCCACCTAAGGAAGGCAGCAGATTTTTCAAGAGCACTCTCTAGAACTGTTTCTGTATTCTCTTCTTCAGCTGCTCTTTTTGGAAAGCTGCGAGACCAGAGGTCTTCTTCAACGAGGTCTACTTCAACGGAGAATGTTACTCTTGAAATGGAACAGAAAGATAACAATAGTGGGATACTCAACAGAATAAAGTCAACATATAGCGGGGCATATAGCATGAGAGGCTCTCCTGCACCTGTTGAAGAGTCTACAAACAAACCAAGTAACGAAGTG GGTCCTATTTCTCTAAGACTCAGCAGTCACCAAATCACACTCTTGCTCTCCTCTCTATGGGCACAATCAATTTCTCCTGCAAATATGCCTGAGAATTATGAAGCCATTGCTCACACATTTAGCCTGGTCTTGCTATTTTCTAGAGGAAAG AACTCGTACCGTGAAGCTCTAGTGCGAAGTTTTCAGCTTGCGTTTTCGTTGAGAAATGTTGCACTCGCTGAAGGAG GGTCACTACCACCTTCACGTAAAAGATCTCTGTTTGTTTTGGCGACATCTATGATTATTTTCTCATCAAAGGCATATAATATACCTTCTCTCGTTCCGTGTGGCAAGGCAACACTTTCAGATAAAATG GTTGATCCATTTTTACATTTGGTTGAAGATAGCAAACTACAAGCTGCTGATTCAAGTTCTGGTAATGGAAAAGTTACATATGGATCCAACGAAGATGATAGTTCTGCTCAGAAATGTCTCTCACAAATAAATATCACTGAGCATCAGTCAACAGAATCCATGATTTCCTTAATCCTGAAGAGCTTATCTAATCTATCAGAT CTTGAAGTGTCAGCTACAAGGGAGGAGTTGCTTAAGAAATTTTCACCAGATGATTCGGATTCCTTGGGGACTCAGTTTTTTACTGATGCTCAACAGAGAGCACAGCAGTCTAATGCAGTTGAT CTGGCCTCAATATTTGACGATGATGGTCCAGACTTATTTCAAAGTGGTTCCGAACAGAATGAACAATCAGCCATGGAAATTCCCAACCTTTTGAGTGTCAATCAACTTTTAGAATCT GTTTTGGAAACGGCACATCAAGTAGGGAGAATCTCTGTGAGCACGGAACCTGAATTTTCTTACAAAGAAATGGCTCATCATTGTGAGGCACTTTTAACGGGAAAACAACAAAAGATGTACAATTTGATGAATAACCAACATAGACAAGATAATGTGCTGATCGAAATATCAGAGAATTCCAGTGAACAAGACAAAGAAAGCGCTTCTGATAACCAGGTTGAGAATCAG GTAAAAAACCAACTCGCGGATCAGAACATAGGCAATGTTTCTCATACATCATCACGCGGAACTAGTTCTTGGCATTGTGGAGCAGAATATCAAAGTAATCCGGAGTCCTTTAGGCTACCGGCTTCAAGTCCATATGACAATTTTTTGAAAGCTGCCAGATGGTAG